The window ACCACGGAAACCCTGACCAACTTTTCGCATCAACTACGTAAACCAGCGACGAAGGCATCTTTTCCGCAGGACTGTTGAGGTCGAGTATTCCTGAAGACGGGAATACAATGGAGGCTTGGATGGCTGATGGCGGAGTTTTCGAAGACCGGCAGCAGTTCTGGCGGGATCACGTGGCGGGCTGGAAGAGCAGCGGCCTGTCGCTGCGGCTGTACAGCGAGCGTCATGGGCTGAAGGCGGGCACGCTGGGCTACTGGAACTCCCGGCTCAAGGCACAGGCCGCCGATGCCCTGACATCATCGGCCGGATCGGAGGCGACGTTTCTGGCGGTCCATGTCGCCGAACCGGCGGGGAGTGTTTCGGAACCGCGGGATGACCGGATCGAACTGGTACTGAAGGGGGGCAGCGTCCTCCGGGTTGGGCGCGGCTTCGACGCCGTGACCTTGAACCGGCTGATCGATGTCGTCGAGAGGCGGTCGTGATCGGGCTGCCGGATGGCGTGCGTGTTTACCTGGCAGCGGGCCGGACCGATCTGCGCCGCGGCATCGACGGCCTGGCCGCGCAGATCCAGACGGTACTGCTCCAGGATCCCTTCAGTGGCCATCTTTTC is drawn from Skermanella sp. TT6 and contains these coding sequences:
- the tnpA gene encoding IS66 family insertion sequence element accessory protein TnpA codes for the protein MADGGVFEDRQQFWRDHVAGWKSSGLSLRLYSERHGLKAGTLGYWNSRLKAQAADALTSSAGSEATFLAVHVAEPAGSVSEPRDDRIELVLKGGSVLRVGRGFDAVTLNRLIDVVERRS